In Metopolophium dirhodum isolate CAU chromosome 9, ASM1992520v1, whole genome shotgun sequence, the genomic window GCTTTACTAAACTTCTTCTTTCATTTTTCTATGCTTTATATGCTTATTTAAATTAAGGTGTTGgaggaatttttaatattaaagccacatatataatttaaatgtggtATGATATAGGTTCAACTGCCGACGAAGACGAGTTGCGTATGGACGATGAAGAAATCGATCGTATATTTGGAGATGCAACTAGTGGTTACGATACACCATCTATCGTTACCATAAAAGAAAGCAACACAGAAGTTACAGATATTGATTGGGAATACAAATTGCCTGACCCTCCTTCGGCATTTAGAGATGACCATTCTCCTGCAATGACGATGTTCGATACAGTAACCATCGGTAACCTTAAAGACGTTGTCCTTCAAGAGGAACCTACTGTTAATCCAATTGAAGTGAAAAAAGATAGCATCGCAGTTGAAGagtctgtaaaaaaaataattggggACGAATACCATTGTTTCCCTCAAGACTCAGGAATTGGATCAGATGATTCATCGTTGCCGTCAAGTTGTGAAGAAAAAATACACGCTGATGAAAAACCCGTTAAAACTGTTGAACCAAAAGAATccaaactaaataattttaaaattgtggcTTACGATGAAGATTGCTCTAGACCCACAGAGATATTCTGTGATGAGTCGGTTAAAACGTGGAAGACAACACAAATAGCTCGAGAATCAAATCCTGCATACAAAACGCAAACCCCGAACTCCGTTAATAGACACAAATCGTTTAGTATGGATAGAACTAACTCGTCCGTAACAGTCAAACGGAGTACGTCACATATAAGTCTCTTGAGTGGTAATATAAAACCATCCAATCGGTTGGCCAAACACTATATTGGACGAACTTATTCTTCTGAACGACTTAATTATGATGATGAGTCTCCAGTGAAAAGATCGTTCAGCGTAGACAACATAACAGAAGGTTAGTTAacaatttccatttttatttatctaagttTAAAATGACTATTACTTGTTTTATTGTAGATGTGCGAGAAAATTGTCAAGACGACAATGACAACGaaataataccaaaaaaaattgaacctaCATTAGAACAATCTTCTCCCTTACACTCCCTCcaggtattattattaagcaatttacttataatataacgatataagtagattataatataaatataatgaacataattgttaaattaaaactaaaacaattattattgtgtttcagATATTAAAAACGATTCTCCCCCAAATTGAAGATCATaaagaaaataccaaaaataataatttaaggtaaaaaaatattttttgtatgggTGATCATAAATTTGATTCTAATTTTTCAGCAAGCAAacctaaataatttagattctgaaattaataatttgcaaataaaaaataccacgTATGAGGCAAACATATACAAAGAAAGAGGAACTAAATGcagttatattatgcattatatttatgtttgatattatacttcataaataatggtttaaaaaataaatattgcttttACACAAGGAATTAGTAGGTACTGAACTGTTTATAATTTACCCTAAGAATTGAAAAAatcaaatgattaaaattaaaacaaatttttaatagattcaAATACGTTCACGTTCAATTTACGTTCACGGTTAGTTACTGATATAGcagtaatttcaattttgatgTAATGGGCCACTACTGCTATAGTAGTAATTTACATGAAATTTCCAATGGTACTAAATGAAACTAGACATGTGACTGACCCGTTATGTTCACTCATAATATGTTTGGGcacagataaatattaaattctttttttgaataatttttgttggtattttattaatttgaacaattttcTGAGGAGggtaaatgaataatataaaaagtgaaGTGTCCGTGAAGgtgttaaatacaatattcttCATACTACACTAACAGTAACTCTACTAACAACAACAATGTCAActggttttgtttttttcggtaaatttgaattatgaGAGGTGTCACtgtgtcagcgcactatttgttttttctttgtCGGTCTGACCTACGCAcaacatatttcaaatatatgataaatttagttttgacttatgagtatgtaaaaattacaattttaaaatgctcgtATATTACAgaacaatttaaatatcgtactcaatgtttgataatagaaagctaacaacacaaaaacACGTCTCGCTGAATACAAATTTGCAATGTtctgcgtgggtcagagagagaaaacaaatagtgcgcagAAATCCgtttaaattgaatttgttgATTCACTTcacattaaatatacataatatatgatttaacaAGCAATACACCtccaaatatgcaaaataaaatttggtgtGATACGAAACGTCGACATTTTGAACCATGTGCATACTGTCTTGTGCATACACGATAAACAAACATacaaatgcataatatgatTCCATCTCTactcattataatacatatattgttattatagtatatattttgttttactttcaTGATTTCGtttgcattttattataacGTGTAAGAAAATTCAACAATGagcttatgaaattaattaatttgtcttAAGAAGCGTTATAATTACggaggtatttaaaatataatttaaaataaatttatttgttttaaagtagtatattttctatgtatttatcaatattaataggGACTGAGTTAACGAtcgaaattttgtatacatgaTACCTACGATGCCGAGTTTGTGTTTGCCCAATAAAAtcctttatttatacataatatacattacacgGTTATTTGAATTGGGTTATTTTAATctatctatttaatataatatgtaggtacacatgtagtatacactatatatttcaTGTCTAATTTCAATACgaattattttacagttttgaTGAAGTTTCCAATATTCCAAATACATCACTTTCGGAAACaatatcagaaaaaaacaaCGAAAGTCCGTTTAATGAGAATCTACTCGAAACGAATGTGTCAAAACCAAAAATAGAAACAACCGAGTTCAATGAATTTCGAACGCGGGTGGCTTTTCTGAAACCCAAGTGTCAAGAAGTTATGTGTGAGGAAAAACCTGTGACGGTGGAGACGCCAGCTGCCGTAACACACGTTCAATCCAAAAATAAACTTCACGAAGAGTccagtaaaatcaatatattaaatttacaacgtGAATTTCGTAACGACAAACCGGAAGCCCAAATACCGGTCAATAAAGACGAAAAGGTTAAGAGGTATTTATACACGGGCCCCCCGAAAATCAGTCTGTCCACGTGGAACGAACGTCCCAAAAGGCAGGTAAGCATCAAAACCGACCGGGACTACGTCATTGGCATTAGACAGAGGTTACAGCGAAAGGCCGACGGCGAAGACACGAACAAGTCGTTGGACGATGACTACAACTGCAATAACAAGCCCGTGTCCAGGGTTCCGATAGTGAAGTCGGTCGAACTGAAGAAACCCTACGCTGAACAATTGCAAACGGCCAGCCCGGTGTTGGCCCTGTCCGAAGCGATCAAAGCTCAAGCCAAACTCAGCAACGGCTACAGTTACCACGGTAGTGCGATCGTGTTGACGGGTGAAAATGACGACAACGTAACATTAAGACCGTTGGAAAAGAAATCATCCGCTGACCGCAGCTCGTACACTTTTGGCAAGCTAATGGGCCGGTCTAGGAAACCCAGGGAAATTTCAGCGAACGTCGATCCCAGGGAAAATCTACTCGAGTCGATCCGGTCGTTCGGAGGTAGAGACAACCTAAGGAAAATTAGAGCATAGTTCCAACAGACTTATCACTACTAAACACACTAACATTTTACTCGATTATTATCAAATGGTTCGAAATCCTTATAACATCATATATTATCGGCCCTTGTGTAGTAGatagttttatttgtttcgCATTAGAAGACGCCTCAAAGACGTCACACTAaagtcaattatttttaaaggtttCCATAACCTGTGGCTCATCATAAATTGTCGAATGGTGACTGCAGTTTACAATATGACATGTCCAAATGCAGAAATAAgactttgaataatattgtcatcCACTCGTGCAATTTGCTCTTGTTCcttgatttttataaacataattttcagATCAAAATTACGAAACCAAAATGTGTACTCTGTTTCTGATTATTGCGATTTGTTTATTGAAttcgtaaattttattttgttggagATCGCCAAAGTTAATTCGAATAACCGCATTATATACTACTTGGCGCCCAACAAAACTTTTCGTTTGCAATCAGTTCTGTTTTCTGTGTTTCTGTTGTAATTGAAACACTGACTAACACCTACTGATGCTCATTATAGGTGtaataccttttttaatttaggtgtcctatttatttatttttcttttgtgttTATACAAAGTTATAGGctcgataacaatattaaagtCATAACCAGAACCAAATATTTGtgacaatttgtattttcattatatattttactcattTGCTCAATATTTCTAAAGTTATAGATATcgtttaaaattactaattttggAGTTGTTTTCGTTAAccaaaatgatattttaaataatattattatattttacgtaccTACGTTATTATTGCAAATGATTCACTATAATAGTCGTTTATTAGatagattattattgttacgacCTTTAGGAGCCAATATAAAAGTGgtcattgttatttatattgtatgtagtatgtatttcattttttttttttatgtatttgtttaataGAATAcactttaatacattatttatactgatactaatacaaatattggaatttaattaaagggaaaatattaaaacacccaAAGTTTAtagactaaatattatgtacatttttattattattttatgtttgattgTTTTgtgttatgtaaataaaataatgtacactgttatattttaatgttattatttgggaAATCGTACCTAATAATGAACAGttatgaataataacaatataatattttaccaatgttttatcttaaatattGGTGAAAACCCAAATGAGTACCTACAAGACCCAACCTTTTTATATCTATTCAGTTAAATAGgtagttcaatttttatatatagatatagagtaaaatataatagacgCTTGACACTAACCTATGTTCAAAGTAAAACtataacaaacaattattttatattaatgacaattaaataagtatattatttacatcgaCATAAATCTATACCcagatcaaaaaataataaattccacagaatatttttattatatttattggttcaacgatttatataattattaacacgttatttaattaattcataccggctttaaaatttaatttaaatttaattccagAGATCAAATTTATACTTGTCGAGCAaaagcagtatattatattaactacacGCCTACACGtgcgttaaataatttaatactattcgaaagaattaaatcaaattattttaaacacacatTCGTTTAATGTTTCAAAacgtcaattttaaatattgatcaaaacgaaattgaataaaaaaaacaaaaaggttGTTTTCTGAATATTGAATGTCTAGTGACctgacatttttgaaaaatattgactgTAATCGCAACAGTCTGATCAGAGTGACTTGGGGATAAAATAATTTCgttaaagaattattttttttttatcataatttctTTATTAGGCAATCCGTCACAATAGTTCAACAATATGCTTATTTGATAATGATATTAGTACACACAGGAAACACAGAATGAAGAGACCTCCCAGTGGAGGTACCATTTGAGAATTGAGagtaatattattgcattgttttaataatatagaatcatAGACCAACAAAGCTGTTtacatgatttaaaattaaataggtacttaacaaTCATACTCTGGCAACTGACAAGCGACAAGGTGTTGGTACATTCTTTACCGGAATAGAGACGTGTTTGAACTTgtggaaaaaataaacaataatttggaGATCACACGCACTCGTCTGTATAGCAcacaataaaatagaaaaacaaaacatattatcaaaaatattgcgATCGACCTACTCCATATACAATTTTGGTTAatacatcaaattatataatattattatggtttactGTATCGTACTATATTGCGAGTGACGTGTGTAGGTAATATACAGCTTTACATAGTGGGTAgatatgcatttattttaagtttaccGAGAGAATAATATGTATCAGTACCTACGCAAAAACAAAAACGAATCATcccactaatataatataagttcctTTTATAGTGTGAACAATAGACTATATAATGCTCAAAACGTTATGTTATTGTCTCGGCCGACGAGATGAAAATATCGACATTAATcgtgaaaataaaaactctTTGTCTTAAGTCGTTCTTTGtcaaaactgtatattatattatgcttggGTAATATAATCACcaatatataactaaataataataaactatcaaATTAAAATCCAGACCCACATTTACGCAAGTGCATGATGCGGGCACTTGGCCCCAACAATTTAGGTGCCCCGTAATGGAACCCATATTTCCTCattatattacaaacatttaaaatagaattttttttttttttagatacttaccttaaaatctatattaaaataattgtttttctatcGGATCGTCTTCAAATTCAATGTTCAATAGAACATTAGGCAATAATGGTTATTTAATCACACAACTTTGTGCCTGGACTCGAAAAAGAGAAATCATGGTTGCGGCATAGTTTTTAAGTAAACAAAACGATGAGAAACGTTCATTATACTAcggtattaattaatatcgaaCGCATTAGACATAGACTTTTGACATTAGATTTACAGAGTGGGACAGTTGTAGGTACAGACTTCCTTTTCGGGATATTCACGCCGCCCCACACCCCatgtacgtttttattttaagtcttgctggatatatcatattatagagaTATACAGTGTACACTTaggtatatgttttaaaaatgtttaatttaaaaatttactctTTTACTTTCTCGGTAAAAATTAAGCCCTTAAACCAcacattataaattttaatataatattgtttattattataattaattatgaataactgTAGCTTATATAAAATGCAACTGGATTgtcatggattttttttttaatttccctCGAGGAATAATACCTGCCCCACAGTAAGAAAACCAAAGAATCCTTCAaccaaatatttgaattttttggccaaattaaaaaaataacacttcaACCGCAGTACTATTTACATTGACCATATTTGTGACATAATTAGGCCGtgattataagtataaattctataaaattctaTACCCATGTCGTGAGGAGAGTTCGAGAACATTTACATTTCATGGGCGTGGCATGCGGTCCtgggtattaatttttttagtcattttCGTTGTGTCCATCGCTGTAAACACGCCGaatatattttcatgaaaaatagaaagtttttatttgttttgttttagcgTTACTTTAGTAGCCTTACTATATAGTGGTTGGTATTGTTTCTTCGCATGCTAGAGAATCAAGAGAATCAATAATATTCATGTCCTCAATTTCTTTCTCATTTTCAAAAACCGTGTTTCCTTCCGTacagataattatatttattatcaaaatattaaattaaattattattattttaatggtaggtacttatatggtAGAAATATGATTTAGACTTGCACAGGCTGCCTATGGTAGGCCCCGGGCATGCTGTaattaattatagaaatacTACGCAGCTATaaacagtttaattttattaaaaatatgttgagaatacaaatttgattattagcatttctattttaatcatatttaattaaactttatatttttgctactttttattattatatgtatatcttaaaatataacaatttataggaAATCTTTTCTTGTTTTTATTCAGGAAAATCAGATTAAtaacaagaaaaataaaatttgacatgtaaaaatatatgaataatttatccCATTAGGCAGGGCTTCTGGTGGGGTAAATGAGTTATAACAGAcgttaaaaattcaaacataatattattattttagattcagagctgatgtatttattttacaatgatggatGATTTTTATGAGTGTACTGTTACGTATaccctataaaatatatgtataatattgagcgtatataatacattagcACACATTACGAATGGAGTGGTGACACAACAAATAATGCAATTAATATCGTGAGCATGCTGAGGTCGGTGCGAAGAGTGTAGTAGCGAATACAGTATTGATTTAATCAAACGataaaagtattgttaaattattgtcatttgtcaCACGTCTCTTTTCGGAAAAATCGTAAACTCGATGTCCACGAGAAAGGATACGAATCGACCAGAATACCAAATTATGTTACGAGACCCGTAAACCCACCTTGTACAGTAAAGTCGCTCTACCACCACTCTTAATGATAAGATCGTATATAAGGGagactgataaaataaaatataataacattaataaacatttggtaattATTTAAGCATCTCTACCAGGGGCGCCCGCAGAAAATCAGCTCAGTGGGTGcacaattaaatttatgttatacatacatattatgtagtcacatatttacattattatacactgattttttgttcattaaaaaaaatcccaGTGGGTGCAATGGCACCCACTGGCCCCTCTTTGTTGGCGCCCCTGAtctctacggttattcgtttttgaattacaacaaaatatgaaaaatcgaTTGAAAAGAAATCTACTGGCGAATATCCAAcgccaaaaaaatttaactccgaactctcataaaaaataaatttgactatccgttacacttttttttataagtagtttatacttatgacacattttttgttacattattaaaccttagatataaaaagaatattttttatgaatttcttactacaaaataattagctaattttcgtgattttgataaattcctTCACGTTTgtgcgtgaaaaaaaaaatgtaattacaattgtatagaaatattatattgtaaaatcactCCGCTCATAATCTGAAATACATATTTCATTACCTAATTAGATTTATTAGGTCTAGGTatctattacaaaataaaaactgttggTCAATATTGTTTTTCAGGTACTTAGCAAAGGTACAACATAATACTTTAATCAGCTACATTTGTTATTACTTGTTAGTTATTACCAATATAACCTggtaaattaaatagttattacttattagtcatAACTTATAATGATTGGATATATTGTACACTTGTATTTTATATCCAAtcaaaaaaacctaaataactATGTTAATTTCAGTGCAGCTTACAGAGGGCATTCATCAATGGTTATTTAATCTGTCTGGACCAATGCCGTGCAGAATCAGCTAGGCGCtgatataattgatattatttaatagtttaatctcaaaaataacaactattgttTATCCATCTTGAATCTTGATATTATGTatgtctgaaaaataaataagtttattaaaactCCTTTTAAGATACGCATaggcaatataatatgcagtgtcGCGGTTAGTGGTAACCTTATCagaataaattgataaaatattaaaatatgatatgggtcgaaccacggactaagatatcttATTCCGTGGGTCCAACGAACGAGAGTCGGTATCACgcaataagttattattacaaaatctcATGATAATACGATAGGAAGCTTTCACGCACATTCAAATTTCTAACTTCAAAGTTTACATGTACTTACTGCGTTGATACACGGCATATTCGGGTTCTCGAGTCTCGGCAGTCAGCAAATacttcaaaatatcaaatactgtAAGTATGACATTTATAGTATTGGACTACATATCATCAAATAGGTACGGAGTCACAGGGCTTTCTTCACCGGCATTTCAGATTGGACTGAGTACCTCTTAAACTCCCAAATGTGAATACTACTGAATATTAATGGATTTAACCCGTCCATTAActtttaagtacataatattatattggtttttttttttcgtatacagcgtttaaaaaaaattctgtcaATCACACTCGTTGACAATGCAATCCAAATATAAGTTGACCAAATCAATTGTGAGGTGGTTATGTACCTGTCATTGTTCCTGCATAAACACTACCACTTCGAGGATACTTGAAACGTGACAAATATAATG contains:
- the LOC132951860 gene encoding uncharacterized protein LOC132951860 isoform X1, encoding MNVLCLKLRRKHQVWTPEMTENIKHSKAFHSKADRSKHIEQLRQTMSLQMPVTEDTPPDMLSGAMDLNVILPNGSVIKMSVERSTPMMDLLVQITTAHKLSPGSHALHAIGDRGVLPYKPSTPIGALDTWTVNIVPKNLSKNGRYQSQSIMKCITKPFEQTFRLQVHLPRNQLYVSRISPKTQLNKILKQVCFEKNLDPAKYTLRKPDKLNEPLDLSKTLVEYKLQQLSLVLNTNSTLIGSLSSDDIMSRAPKKFSCDDSLSSGSLGGRSLSPTRSDESSDTPRRHPLMVKVLPSRPVRKRRLAPKPPSQTRNTQEQTIISHSRNSSDSSGYHESSVLSDAVDSSSVGMMRSGNFSPTKTSGPTMSRSMTNLQACGQNQNQFSEIPFMSNNIGQSKHSVSTTSLISIQSRKKKAAPLPPLANKPKLAPPQEESESEPETQRKSQTLPVTTKLYIADPQEKSKTVSRIELNNNLVEPNLSPATSSLSSLSRSDVDRDLTEPTSPTSSIVIGCKYLSKLEVKSKRPAPKPPIRSSTINRPQASSQPGDLTTVPRLSSGSTADEDELRMDDEEIDRIFGDATSGYDTPSIVTIKESNTEVTDIDWEYKLPDPPSAFRDDHSPAMTMFDTVTIGNLKDVVLQEEPTVNPIEVKKDSIAVEESVKKIIGDEYHCFPQDSGIGSDDSSLPSSCEEKIHADEKPVKTVEPKESKLNNFKIVAYDEDCSRPTEIFCDESVKTWKTTQIARESNPAYKTQTPNSVNRHKSFSMDRTNSSVTVKRSTSHISLLSGNIKPSNRLAKHYIGRTYSSERLNYDDESPVKRSFSVDNITEDVRENCQDDNDNEIIPKKIEPTLEQSSPLHSLQILKTILPQIEDHKENTKNNNLSFDEVSNIPNTSLSETISEKNNESPFNENLLETNVSKPKIETTEFNEFRTRVAFLKPKCQEVMCEEKPVTVETPAAVTHVQSKNKLHEESSKINILNLQREFRNDKPEAQIPVNKDEKVKRYLYTGPPKISLSTWNERPKRQVSIKTDRDYVIGIRQRLQRKADGEDTNKSLDDDYNCNNKPVSRVPIVKSVELKKPYAEQLQTASPVLALSEAIKAQAKLSNGYSYHGSAIVLTGENDDNVTLRPLEKKSSADRSSYTFGKLMGRSRKPREISANVDPRENLLESIRSFGGRDNLRKIRA
- the LOC132951860 gene encoding cordon-bleu protein-like 1 isoform X4 produces the protein MNVLCLKLRRKHQVWTPEMTENIKHSKAFHSKADRSKHIEQLRQTMSLQMPVTEDTPPDMLSGAMDLNVILPNGSVIKMSVERSTPMMDLLVQITTAHKLSPGSHALHAIGDRGVLPYKPSTPIGALDTWTVNIVPKNLSKNGRYQSQSIMKCITKPFEQTFRLQVHLPRNQLYVSRISPKTQLNKILKQVCFEKNLDPAKYTLRKPDKLNEPLDLSKTLVEYKLQQLSLVLNTNSTLIGSLSSDDIMSRAPKKFSCDDSLSSGSLGGRSLSPTRSDESSDTPRRHPLMVKVLPSRPVRKRRLAPKPPSQTRNTQEQTIISHSRNSSDSSGYHESSVLSDAVDSSSVGMMRSGNFSPTKTSGPTMSRSMTNLQACGQNQNQFSEIPFMSNNIGQSKHSVSTTSLISIQSRKKKAAPLPPLANKPKLAPPQEESESEPETQRKSQTLPVTTKLYIADPQEKSKTVSRIELNNNLVEPNLSPATSSLSSLSRSDVDRGSTADEDELRMDDEEIDRIFGDATSGYDTPSIVTIKESNTEVTDIDWEYKLPDPPSAFRDDHSPAMTMFDTVTIGNLKDVVLQEEPTVNPIEVKKDSIAVEESVKKIIGDEYHCFPQDSGIGSDDSSLPSSCEEKIHADEKPVKTVEPKESKLNNFKIVAYDEDCSRPTEIFCDESVKTWKTTQIARESNPAYKTQTPNSVNRHKSFSMDRTNSSVTVKRSTSHISLLSGNIKPSNRLAKHYIGRTYSSERLNYDDESPVKRSFSVDNITEDVRENCQDDNDNEIIPKKIEPTLEQSSPLHSLQILKTILPQIEDHKENTKNNNLSFDEVSNIPNTSLSETISEKNNESPFNENLLETNVSKPKIETTEFNEFRTRVAFLKPKCQEVMCEEKPVTVETPAAVTHVQSKNKLHEESSKINILNLQREFRNDKPEAQIPVNKDEKVKRYLYTGPPKISLSTWNERPKRQVSIKTDRDYVIGIRQRLQRKADGEDTNKSLDDDYNCNNKPVSRVPIVKSVELKKPYAEQLQTASPVLALSEAIKAQAKLSNGYSYHGSAIVLTGENDDNVTLRPLEKKSSADRSSYTFGKLMGRSRKPREISANVDPRENLLESIRSFGGRDNLRKIRA
- the LOC132951860 gene encoding uncharacterized protein LOC132951860 isoform X2, which gives rise to MNVLCLKLRRKHQVWTPEMTENIKHSKAFHSKADRSKHIEQLRQTMSLQMPVTEDTPPDMLSGAMDLNVILPNGSVIKMSVERSTPMMDLLVQITTAHKLSPGSHALHAIGDRGVLPYKPSTPIGALDTWTVNIVPKNLSKNGRYQSQSIMKCITKPFEQTFRLQVHLPRNQLYVSRISPKTQLNKILKQVCFEKNLDPAKYTLRKPDKLNEPLDLSKTLVEYKLQQLSLVLNTNSTLIGSLSSDDIMSRAPKKFSCDDSLSSGSLGGRSLSPTRSDESSDTPRRHPLMVKVLPSRPVRKRRLAPKPPSQTRNTQEQTIISHSRNSSDSSGYHESSVLSDAVDSSVGMMRSGNFSPTKTSGPTMSRSMTNLQACGQNQNQFSEIPFMSNNIGQSKHSVSTTSLISIQSRKKKAAPLPPLANKPKLAPPQEESESEPETQRKSQTLPVTTKLYIADPQEKSKTVSRIELNNNLVEPNLSPATSSLSSLSRSDVDRDLTEPTSPTSSIVIGCKYLSKLEVKSKRPAPKPPIRSSTINRPQASSQPGDLTTVPRLSSGSTADEDELRMDDEEIDRIFGDATSGYDTPSIVTIKESNTEVTDIDWEYKLPDPPSAFRDDHSPAMTMFDTVTIGNLKDVVLQEEPTVNPIEVKKDSIAVEESVKKIIGDEYHCFPQDSGIGSDDSSLPSSCEEKIHADEKPVKTVEPKESKLNNFKIVAYDEDCSRPTEIFCDESVKTWKTTQIARESNPAYKTQTPNSVNRHKSFSMDRTNSSVTVKRSTSHISLLSGNIKPSNRLAKHYIGRTYSSERLNYDDESPVKRSFSVDNITEDVRENCQDDNDNEIIPKKIEPTLEQSSPLHSLQILKTILPQIEDHKENTKNNNLSFDEVSNIPNTSLSETISEKNNESPFNENLLETNVSKPKIETTEFNEFRTRVAFLKPKCQEVMCEEKPVTVETPAAVTHVQSKNKLHEESSKINILNLQREFRNDKPEAQIPVNKDEKVKRYLYTGPPKISLSTWNERPKRQVSIKTDRDYVIGIRQRLQRKADGEDTNKSLDDDYNCNNKPVSRVPIVKSVELKKPYAEQLQTASPVLALSEAIKAQAKLSNGYSYHGSAIVLTGENDDNVTLRPLEKKSSADRSSYTFGKLMGRSRKPREISANVDPRENLLESIRSFGGRDNLRKIRA
- the LOC132951860 gene encoding cordon-bleu protein-like 1 isoform X5, with the protein product MNVLCLKLRRKHQVWTPEMTENIKHSKAFHSKADRSKHIEQLRQTMSLQMPVTEDTPPDMLSGAMDLNVILPNGSVIKMSVERSTPMMDLLVQITTAHKLSPGSHALHAIGDRGVLPYKPSTPIGALDTWTVNIVPKNLSKNGRYQSQSIMKCITKPFEQTFRLQVHLPRNQLYVSRISPKTQLNKILKQVCFEKNLDPAKYTLRKPDKLNEPLDLSKTLVEYKLQQLSLVLNTNSTLIGSLSSDDIMSRAPKKFSCDDSLSSGSLGGRSLSPTRSDESSDTPRRHPLMVKVLPSRPVRKRRLAPKPPSQTRNTQEQTIISHSRNSSDSSGYHESSVLSDAVDSSVGMMRSGNFSPTKTSGPTMSRSMTNLQACGQNQNQFSEIPFMSNNIGQSKHSVSTTSLISIQSRKKKAAPLPPLANKPKLAPPQEESESEPETQRKSQTLPVTTKLYIADPQEKSKTVSRIELNNNLVEPNLSPATSSLSSLSRSDVDRGSTADEDELRMDDEEIDRIFGDATSGYDTPSIVTIKESNTEVTDIDWEYKLPDPPSAFRDDHSPAMTMFDTVTIGNLKDVVLQEEPTVNPIEVKKDSIAVEESVKKIIGDEYHCFPQDSGIGSDDSSLPSSCEEKIHADEKPVKTVEPKESKLNNFKIVAYDEDCSRPTEIFCDESVKTWKTTQIARESNPAYKTQTPNSVNRHKSFSMDRTNSSVTVKRSTSHISLLSGNIKPSNRLAKHYIGRTYSSERLNYDDESPVKRSFSVDNITEDVRENCQDDNDNEIIPKKIEPTLEQSSPLHSLQILKTILPQIEDHKENTKNNNLSFDEVSNIPNTSLSETISEKNNESPFNENLLETNVSKPKIETTEFNEFRTRVAFLKPKCQEVMCEEKPVTVETPAAVTHVQSKNKLHEESSKINILNLQREFRNDKPEAQIPVNKDEKVKRYLYTGPPKISLSTWNERPKRQVSIKTDRDYVIGIRQRLQRKADGEDTNKSLDDDYNCNNKPVSRVPIVKSVELKKPYAEQLQTASPVLALSEAIKAQAKLSNGYSYHGSAIVLTGENDDNVTLRPLEKKSSADRSSYTFGKLMGRSRKPREISANVDPRENLLESIRSFGGRDNLRKIRA